From the Vibrio alginolyticus NBRC 15630 = ATCC 17749 genome, one window contains:
- a CDS encoding flagella synthesis protein FlgN, with protein MAALVDLVNFQLENAKALSAVLRQETQAITARVSTEIENIAKQKMTLIDQLRTTDQRIASHPHVNQLTEDEHLSQVVAQIQSIVLDCQQVNQVNGESLSRAQLSFNKLNNMLQRTHGKVGMTYNAGGKTHTISTLGTNIKA; from the coding sequence ATGGCAGCATTAGTCGATCTCGTTAATTTCCAGCTAGAAAATGCTAAGGCACTTTCCGCTGTTTTACGCCAAGAAACACAAGCAATAACGGCGCGTGTCTCTACCGAGATTGAGAACATTGCCAAACAGAAGATGACGCTCATTGATCAGCTCAGAACAACTGATCAGCGAATCGCCTCTCACCCGCACGTCAATCAACTTACTGAAGATGAGCACCTAAGTCAGGTTGTTGCTCAAATCCAATCGATCGTCCTCGACTGTCAACAAGTTAACCAAGTAAATGGCGAATCGCTTAGTCGCGCACAGCTGAGCTTCAATAAACTCAACAACATGCTTCAGCGAACTCATGGCAAAGTTGGCATGACCTACAATGCGGGCGGAAAAACCCACACTATCTCGACGCTTGGCACCAATATAAAAGCTTAA
- a CDS encoding chemotaxis protein CheV, whose product MTGILDSVNQRTQLVGQNRLELLTFRLMGRQRYGINVFKVKEVLQCPKLTSMPNLHPLVKGIAHIRGHTVSVIDLSLAIGGRPTTDLDKCFVVIAEFNRTIQAFLVSSVERIINMHWEAILPPPDGAGKAHYLTAVTNIDNELVEILDVEKILAEIAPVDETMDSAIGEEIAQAEQEKPIVRRILIADDSTVARKQVERAITSIGFEVVSVKDGKEAYNKLIEMAQEGNIYDQISLVISDIEMPEMDGYTLTAEIRRHADLKDLYVILHSSLSGVFNQAMVERVGANTFIAKFNPDELGNAVKSALTQ is encoded by the coding sequence ATGACGGGGATTCTTGACTCGGTGAATCAGCGTACGCAACTCGTCGGTCAGAACCGATTGGAATTATTGACCTTTCGACTGATGGGCCGACAGCGCTACGGCATTAACGTATTCAAAGTGAAAGAAGTACTACAGTGCCCTAAGCTGACTTCAATGCCAAATCTACACCCTCTGGTTAAAGGTATCGCTCATATCCGCGGCCATACCGTGTCCGTTATTGATTTGAGCCTGGCAATTGGTGGCCGCCCAACCACTGATTTAGATAAATGTTTTGTTGTTATTGCAGAATTTAACCGTACGATCCAAGCATTTTTGGTATCATCGGTTGAGCGTATTATCAATATGCATTGGGAAGCGATTTTGCCACCGCCAGACGGCGCAGGTAAAGCGCACTATTTGACTGCCGTGACAAACATTGACAATGAGCTGGTTGAAATCCTTGACGTTGAAAAAATCCTGGCAGAAATTGCGCCAGTTGATGAAACGATGGATTCCGCTATTGGCGAAGAAATCGCACAAGCAGAGCAAGAAAAGCCTATTGTACGCCGCATACTGATTGCTGATGACTCGACGGTCGCGCGTAAACAGGTAGAGCGTGCGATTACATCCATCGGTTTTGAGGTCGTATCTGTCAAAGACGGCAAAGAAGCGTACAATAAGTTGATTGAAATGGCTCAAGAAGGCAATATCTACGATCAAATTTCGTTGGTTATTTCCGATATTGAAATGCCAGAAATGGACGGCTATACCTTAACGGCTGAAATTCGCAGACATGCCGATTTGAAAGACCTTTATGTTATCCTCCATTCTTCATTAAGTGGTGTATTCAACCAAGCTATGGTTGAGCGTGTAGGTGCCAACACCTTCATTGCGAAATTTAACCCAGATGAGTTGGGTAACGCGGTTAAATCTGCATTAACACAATAA
- a CDS encoding flagellar assembly protein FlgT, with protein sequence MKKILNSLFSITLVMLVPFKVMASWYEVTGVATIVSSEETARLHALEDALFKAVNFSGADIGSISNLMPLLEESRNEYQFTNHEVRYILVESERKRRGKVEVKIRVDIYPSATGCHTDQYKKTMLVGNIEVASPQQAVMGQIYQVGDDFSHVVNRQLDQTSRSFVSVGTTDYSISSNYPARTQMIAQDNGAQYIIGGVITDLTATVESQLLQDDIINRQFALEMKVFDGKTGHKILNKAYREVARWPFAKTSQVDTRSARFWASTYGEMMLRVSRNIMLDLESELSCKITLPEVVAVFGNTVTMDLGRMHGVKEGDKLQLWHTASFIDQNGLPRNKVSQSEITLTVSRIYEHEAELTIDQPNLASSVQIGDVMNKIL encoded by the coding sequence ATGAAAAAAATATTAAACAGTCTGTTTTCAATCACTTTAGTGATGCTTGTGCCTTTTAAGGTAATGGCATCTTGGTATGAAGTCACAGGCGTTGCCACCATCGTTTCTTCAGAAGAGACGGCAAGGCTCCATGCGTTGGAAGACGCGCTGTTCAAAGCCGTCAATTTTTCGGGCGCAGATATTGGCAGTATTAGCAACTTGATGCCGCTATTAGAAGAAAGCCGCAACGAATACCAGTTTACCAATCATGAAGTCCGTTACATTTTGGTCGAGTCTGAACGCAAACGTCGCGGTAAAGTCGAGGTAAAAATCCGCGTTGATATTTATCCATCGGCAACGGGTTGCCACACCGATCAATACAAAAAGACAATGCTGGTCGGCAATATTGAGGTCGCATCACCACAACAAGCAGTGATGGGACAAATTTATCAAGTTGGTGACGATTTTAGCCACGTAGTGAACCGTCAACTTGATCAAACCTCACGCAGCTTTGTGTCTGTTGGTACAACGGACTACTCAATAAGCAGCAACTATCCTGCTCGCACTCAAATGATCGCACAAGACAATGGCGCACAATACATCATTGGAGGGGTCATAACCGATCTCACTGCAACGGTCGAATCTCAACTATTGCAAGATGACATCATCAATCGTCAGTTTGCGTTAGAAATGAAAGTATTTGATGGTAAAACTGGCCATAAAATCCTCAACAAAGCCTACCGTGAGGTCGCGCGTTGGCCATTTGCTAAGACGAGTCAAGTGGACACTCGTAGTGCACGTTTTTGGGCATCGACCTATGGCGAGATGATGCTTCGCGTTAGTCGCAATATTATGTTGGATCTGGAGTCGGAGCTGTCTTGCAAAATTACATTGCCAGAGGTTGTGGCAGTCTTCGGTAATACCGTAACGATGGATCTCGGCCGTATGCACGGCGTAAAAGAGGGAGACAAATTGCAGCTTTGGCACACCGCGTCGTTTATCGACCAAAATGGATTGCCAAGAAACAAAGTCTCGCAAAGCGAAATTACATTAACGGTATCACGCATATACGAACACGAAGCGGAACTGACGATTGATCAGCCAAATTTAGCATCTAGCGTTCAAATTGGCGACGTAATGAACAAGATCCTATAA
- the flgA gene encoding flagellar basal body P-ring formation chaperone FlgA: MAYFTFTSTPLTMTICRALITKYAKSIGILLSMFSFFVHSASDNQIEQIKTAAEQHILATVDQPDGGELSVNAAEIDSRIKATDCPVPLDTSASSTSSTRSNINVLVECQPDDWKVYVPVRISVSVPMIVATRTLGRGEIVSASDVTTSMIELQRFRKDGFSSYDQVVGAKLKRNVRLGDVVERNDVCVVCRNEKVIIKAVNSGMTITTQGTALQDGSAGDQVRVKNDKSQRIIEGIVTDIAEITVNF, encoded by the coding sequence ATGGCGTATTTCACTTTCACTTCGACACCATTGACTATGACAATATGTAGAGCGCTAATTACAAAGTACGCTAAGTCTATCGGCATTTTGCTCAGTATGTTTAGCTTTTTTGTTCATTCAGCTTCAGATAATCAGATCGAGCAAATAAAAACAGCAGCAGAACAACATATTCTTGCTACGGTTGATCAGCCTGATGGTGGCGAGCTATCTGTTAATGCGGCAGAGATCGACTCGAGAATAAAAGCAACGGATTGCCCTGTTCCATTAGATACATCTGCCTCTTCCACCAGCAGCACGAGAAGTAACATCAATGTGTTAGTGGAATGCCAACCGGATGACTGGAAAGTCTATGTCCCTGTGAGGATCTCGGTATCAGTACCAATGATCGTCGCGACACGAACATTAGGGAGAGGAGAAATCGTCAGCGCATCGGATGTTACCACTTCCATGATCGAGCTACAGCGCTTTCGTAAAGATGGATTTTCTAGCTACGATCAAGTGGTTGGGGCAAAGCTAAAGCGTAATGTTCGTTTAGGCGATGTCGTAGAGAGAAATGATGTTTGTGTGGTATGCCGAAATGAAAAGGTCATTATCAAAGCGGTGAATTCTGGCATGACGATCACAACGCAAGGCACAGCATTGCAGGATGGTTCAGCTGGCGATCAAGTAAGAGTGAAAAATGATAAGTCACAACGTATAATAGAAGGCATAGTGACTGACATTGCGGAAATCACTGTTAATTTTTAA
- a CDS encoding CheR family methyltransferase gives MTAITISDQEYRDFSRFLESQCGIVLGDSKQYLVRSRLSPLVTKFKLASLSDLLRDVVTGRNRELRVAAVDAMTTNETLWFRDTYPFTVLADKLLPEVAASKRPIKIWSAASSSGQEPYSIAMTILETQQRKPGLLPNVSITATDISASMLEMCRAGVYDNLALGRGLSPERRRTFFENADGGRMKVKDNVKRLVNFRPQNLMDSYALMGKFDIIFCRNVLIYFSPEMKSKVLNQMASSLNPGGYLLLGASESLTGLTDKFEMVRCNPGIIYKLK, from the coding sequence ATGACTGCTATTACAATCAGTGATCAAGAGTATCGTGACTTTAGCCGTTTTCTAGAATCGCAATGTGGCATCGTGTTAGGTGATAGCAAGCAATACCTCGTGCGTAGCCGACTGAGTCCTTTAGTGACGAAGTTTAAGCTCGCATCGTTATCAGATTTGCTACGTGATGTTGTTACAGGGCGTAATCGAGAATTACGAGTCGCCGCTGTGGATGCGATGACGACTAACGAAACCTTGTGGTTTCGAGATACTTATCCGTTCACGGTTTTAGCTGACAAATTATTGCCAGAAGTAGCGGCAAGTAAGCGCCCAATTAAGATCTGGTCTGCTGCCAGTTCATCGGGCCAAGAACCGTATTCTATTGCAATGACGATCCTGGAAACGCAACAGCGCAAGCCGGGCTTGTTACCAAACGTGTCCATTACAGCCACAGATATTTCGGCAAGTATGCTCGAGATGTGTCGTGCAGGGGTGTACGACAACTTGGCTTTGGGTCGCGGGCTTTCACCAGAACGTCGTCGCACCTTCTTTGAAAATGCGGACGGTGGTCGCATGAAAGTCAAAGATAACGTCAAGCGTTTGGTGAACTTTCGTCCACAAAACTTGATGGACAGTTACGCACTGATGGGTAAGTTCGACATCATTTTCTGTCGTAACGTATTGATTTACTTTTCTCCAGAAATGAAATCTAAAGTGCTTAACCAAATGGCGAGCAGTTTAAACCCTGGTGGTTACTTGCTGTTAGGGGCATCAGAGTCGCTAACTGGTCTGACTGATAAATTTGAAATGGTGCGCTGTAATCCGGGCATCATTTACAAGCTTAAATAG
- the flgM gene encoding flagellar biosynthesis anti-sigma factor FlgM, whose product MAGIDNIRSGQMMTTTSRAPTRNDSNATSTTESKKAPAQQDAVSLSQQSKAVSKLQKDMAASPAYDSAKVAAIKEAITNGSYKVDPEKLADNMIKFENELQGKS is encoded by the coding sequence ATGGCAGGTATAGATAATATACGTTCAGGGCAAATGATGACGACAACAAGTCGTGCTCCTACACGTAACGATTCCAATGCTACCAGCACGACAGAATCAAAAAAGGCGCCAGCGCAACAAGACGCAGTATCACTCAGCCAGCAAAGTAAAGCCGTCAGTAAACTCCAGAAGGATATGGCAGCTTCTCCGGCATATGACAGCGCCAAAGTTGCAGCAATCAAAGAAGCTATCACAAACGGTTCATACAAAGTCGATCCTGAAAAATTGGCTGACAACATGATTAAGTTTGAAAACGAATTGCAAGGCAAAAGCTAA
- a CDS encoding FlgO family outer membrane protein, which yields MKKWLVAASMMTLLTSCAYSPIYNGKEPYSGSQFMLMDSPRHTMDFFIESMTEDLMVSNVAVSARTPIAITSFVDLQNMDATNWLGNSVSEGFIHQFQRRGFKVVDFKTTGSIQVTQQGDFALSRDWQDLAQEQQIQYVLTGTMLRQEGGVLVNARVVGMQSRVVVATAQGFLPADRIGRDLDTLNSIRTQDGVLIRSDPTIRQPYTVILRP from the coding sequence ATGAAAAAGTGGCTTGTCGCCGCATCGATGATGACGCTTCTGACATCGTGCGCGTACTCACCGATTTACAATGGTAAAGAACCGTACTCGGGAAGCCAGTTCATGCTGATGGATAGTCCGCGTCATACGATGGACTTTTTCATTGAGAGCATGACAGAAGACCTGATGGTTTCTAATGTGGCAGTATCAGCGCGGACACCGATTGCGATTACCTCGTTTGTTGATCTACAAAATATGGATGCAACAAACTGGTTAGGTAACTCGGTCTCTGAAGGTTTTATCCATCAGTTTCAGCGCCGAGGGTTTAAAGTGGTTGATTTCAAAACTACGGGCTCTATTCAAGTGACGCAGCAGGGCGATTTTGCTTTAAGTCGTGATTGGCAAGATTTAGCTCAAGAGCAGCAAATTCAGTATGTACTGACCGGAACAATGTTGCGCCAAGAGGGCGGAGTGCTTGTCAATGCACGCGTGGTTGGCATGCAAAGCCGTGTAGTTGTAGCGACAGCGCAAGGTTTCCTTCCGGCTGACCGTATTGGGCGTGACTTAGATACGTTAAATAGCATCCGCACACAAGATGGTGTGTTGATTCGTTCTGACCCTACCATTCGTCAGCCGTACACTGTGATTCTCCGTCCATAG
- a CDS encoding OmpA family protein, with product MKKLAAVISASLLMASAAQAEVYVGGKMGKSWMEDACVAGQACDKDDSTLGAFVGYEMNKYFAVEAGFDNIGDFNQTSFGGHVEAITLAPKFSLPITEDIALYGKVGGAYVMFDGKDDYSYLGAAGLEFNLSQNVTARAEYQTLTDISNDVTRATGNTATLGVSFKFGGNDEPVIVEEPVVVEEVVVEEVVEEPVVVTKTFETQTIGTGSFDLNSTTLKPESAAKLDNLVAFLNEHPQANVEVVGYTDTSGPAAYNLKVSEKRAESVANALVEKGIDSSRIQARGEGENNPIASNDTREGRQQNRRVEIVVPEFEYQVQQ from the coding sequence ATGAAAAAATTAGCAGCGGTAATTTCAGCGTCTCTACTTATGGCTTCAGCAGCACAAGCAGAAGTATACGTTGGTGGTAAGATGGGTAAGTCATGGATGGAAGACGCGTGTGTAGCGGGCCAGGCTTGTGACAAAGACGATTCTACTCTTGGCGCTTTTGTTGGTTACGAAATGAATAAATACTTCGCAGTAGAAGCGGGTTTCGACAACATCGGTGATTTTAACCAAACTTCTTTCGGTGGCCACGTAGAAGCAATCACTCTTGCTCCTAAATTTAGCCTACCAATCACTGAAGACATCGCACTTTACGGTAAAGTGGGTGGCGCTTACGTAATGTTTGATGGCAAAGATGATTACTCTTACCTAGGCGCGGCTGGTCTTGAATTCAACCTAAGCCAAAACGTAACAGCTCGTGCGGAATACCAAACACTGACTGACATCAGCAACGATGTAACTCGTGCGACAGGTAACACTGCAACACTAGGTGTTTCTTTCAAATTCGGCGGCAACGATGAGCCAGTAATCGTAGAAGAGCCAGTTGTTGTTGAAGAAGTGGTTGTAGAAGAAGTGGTAGAAGAGCCAGTTGTAGTTACGAAAACATTCGAAACTCAAACAATTGGCACAGGTAGCTTCGATCTAAACAGCACAACTCTAAAACCAGAGAGCGCTGCAAAACTTGATAACCTAGTTGCTTTCCTAAACGAGCACCCACAAGCGAACGTTGAAGTTGTAGGTTACACAGATACGTCTGGTCCAGCAGCTTACAACCTAAAGGTTTCTGAAAAACGTGCTGAGTCTGTTGCTAACGCGCTCGTTGAAAAAGGTATTGATTCATCACGTATCCAAGCTCGTGGCGAAGGTGAAAATAACCCAATCGCTTCAAACGACACTCGTGAAGGTCGTCAACAAAACCGTCGCGTAGAAATCGTTGTTCCAGAATTTGAATACCAAGTTCAGCAATAA
- the gltX gene encoding glutamate--tRNA ligase translates to MTVKTRFAPSPTGYLHVGGARTALYSWLYAKNQGGEFVLRIEDTDLERNSQEAVDAILEGMEWLGLEWDEGPYYQTQRFDRYNEMVDKLLAEDKAYKCYASKELLDEIRAEQEANKEMPRYDANHPKIKAANEAAKDGDPCVIRFRNPKEGSVVFDDQIRGRIEIRNDQMDDLIIRRTDGSPTYNFCVVVDDWDMGITHVVRGEDHINNTPRQINIYEALGAPVPTFAHCAMILGDDGAKLSKRHGAVSVMQYRDMGYLPAALNNYLVRLGWSHGDQEIFSQEEMINLFSLNAVSKSASAFNTDKLQWLNNHYIKNSDPAYVAEHLQWHLDQQKLDVTNGPAITDVIKLVGERCNTLVELAEQIRYFYEDFSEFEAGAAKKHLRGVAKEPLELALAKVEALTEWTTANIKDGVIAAVCEELEIGMGKIGMPLRVAVTGGGQSPSVDAVMELVGKERCIARIKMALEFIAEREANA, encoded by the coding sequence ATGACGGTTAAAACTCGTTTTGCTCCTAGCCCAACTGGCTATCTACACGTTGGTGGTGCGCGTACTGCACTTTACTCTTGGCTATACGCTAAAAACCAAGGTGGTGAATTCGTTCTACGTATCGAAGATACAGACCTTGAGCGTAACTCTCAGGAAGCGGTTGATGCAATTCTTGAAGGCATGGAATGGCTAGGCTTGGAGTGGGATGAAGGTCCTTACTACCAAACTCAACGTTTTGACCGTTACAACGAAATGGTTGATAAGCTTCTTGCTGAAGACAAAGCTTACAAATGTTACGCGTCTAAAGAGCTGCTAGATGAAATCCGTGCAGAGCAAGAAGCAAATAAAGAAATGCCTCGCTACGATGCTAACCATCCAAAAATCAAAGCAGCAAACGAAGCGGCAAAAGATGGCGATCCATGTGTTATCCGTTTCCGTAACCCGAAAGAAGGCAGCGTAGTATTTGATGATCAAATCCGTGGTCGCATTGAAATCCGCAACGATCAAATGGATGACCTAATCATTCGTCGTACTGACGGTTCACCTACTTACAACTTCTGTGTAGTAGTGGATGACTGGGACATGGGTATCACTCACGTTGTTCGTGGCGAAGACCACATCAACAACACGCCTCGTCAAATCAACATCTACGAAGCACTAGGTGCGCCAGTACCAACATTTGCACACTGTGCAATGATCCTGGGTGATGACGGCGCGAAACTGTCTAAACGTCACGGCGCTGTATCAGTCATGCAATACCGCGATATGGGTTACCTGCCTGCGGCACTAAACAACTACCTAGTGCGCCTTGGTTGGTCTCATGGTGACCAAGAAATCTTCTCTCAAGAAGAGATGATCAATCTATTTAGCCTAAACGCAGTATCTAAGTCAGCGTCTGCTTTTAACACTGACAAACTGCAATGGTTGAACAACCACTACATCAAGAACTCAGATCCTGCGTACGTTGCTGAGCATCTACAATGGCATCTAGATCAACAAAAACTAGACGTAACGAATGGTCCTGCTATCACTGACGTGATCAAGCTAGTGGGTGAGCGTTGCAACACGCTAGTTGAGCTAGCTGAGCAAATCCGTTACTTCTATGAAGATTTCTCTGAGTTTGAAGCGGGCGCAGCGAAGAAACATCTACGTGGCGTGGCTAAAGAGCCTCTAGAACTTGCATTAGCGAAAGTGGAAGCACTAACTGAGTGGACGACAGCGAACATCAAAGATGGCGTTATCGCAGCAGTATGTGAAGAGTTGGAAATCGGCATGGGCAAAATCGGTATGCCATTACGTGTTGCTGTAACAGGCGGCGGTCAGTCTCCTTCTGTCGATGCAGTAATGGAGCTGGTTGGAAAAGAGCGTTGTATTGCTCGCATTAAGATGGCGCTTGAGTTCATTGCTGAGCGTGAAGCAAACGCATAA
- the flgC gene encoding flagellar basal body rod protein FlgC: MSLFNVFNVTGSAMSAESVRLNTTSSNLANADSVSSSAKDTYKARHAVFGAELSNAMRGGDTVPVKVMGIVESDKPLSAEYNPDHPLANEEGYIYKPNVNVMEEMANMISASRAYQTNVQVADSSKQMLLRTLQMGQ; the protein is encoded by the coding sequence ATGAGCTTATTTAACGTTTTCAATGTGACAGGTTCCGCAATGAGCGCTGAATCCGTTCGTCTGAATACTACCTCAAGCAACTTGGCGAACGCCGACAGTGTCAGCAGCTCTGCGAAAGACACTTACAAAGCGCGTCATGCCGTGTTTGGTGCAGAGTTAAGTAACGCCATGCGTGGCGGTGATACGGTGCCAGTGAAAGTGATGGGTATTGTAGAAAGTGATAAACCGCTGAGTGCGGAGTACAACCCAGACCATCCCCTTGCAAACGAAGAAGGCTACATTTACAAGCCTAACGTCAATGTAATGGAAGAAATGGCAAACATGATTTCAGCTTCTCGTGCATACCAAACTAATGTACAGGTCGCTGATTCTAGTAAACAAATGCTGCTGCGTACGCTGCAGATGGGTCAATAA
- the flgP gene encoding flagellar assembly lipoprotein FlgP, giving the protein MKKLLFIVATLILVGCQPLQQMRQDEILVAVGYASVSEQTGRTVEEKRVRAMRASKIDAYRELAEQVYGMRVSGRAELQDQRLGIESTTGAVDGVIRGAEVVRSYLVEDSYVTELRLDIRKMDKLRDYGEVQQVPEKRQQTLF; this is encoded by the coding sequence ATGAAGAAGTTATTATTTATTGTTGCCACACTGATATTGGTTGGGTGTCAGCCATTACAACAGATGCGTCAAGATGAAATCTTAGTTGCGGTGGGCTACGCTAGCGTCAGTGAGCAAACAGGCCGCACAGTAGAAGAAAAGCGTGTACGAGCAATGCGCGCATCAAAAATTGATGCTTATCGTGAGCTAGCAGAGCAAGTTTATGGCATGCGTGTTAGTGGACGTGCAGAGCTGCAAGACCAGCGTTTGGGTATTGAAAGCACCACTGGTGCCGTCGATGGTGTAATTCGTGGTGCAGAAGTTGTGCGTAGTTATCTTGTTGAAGACAGTTATGTGACTGAGCTGCGTCTGGATATCCGTAAGATGGATAAGCTACGTGATTATGGAGAAGTTCAGCAGGTGCCTGAGAAGCGTCAGCAAACCTTGTTTTAA
- the flgB gene encoding flagellar basal body rod protein FlgB produces the protein MAISFDNALGIHQHTVGVRERNAEVISTNIAQANTPGYKARGLDFAKELQAATSGASIGLSRTDGRHIPATTTLVGDKLYRLPTQPDTGDGNTVDLDLERNLFMQNQIRHQASLDFLGSKFKNLTKAIKGE, from the coding sequence ATGGCTATATCTTTTGACAATGCACTAGGCATCCACCAGCACACGGTGGGCGTACGTGAGCGCAATGCAGAGGTGATTTCCACCAACATCGCACAAGCAAACACGCCTGGTTACAAAGCAAGAGGTTTAGACTTTGCGAAGGAATTGCAAGCGGCAACATCTGGGGCAAGCATTGGTCTTAGTCGCACAGATGGTCGGCATATTCCTGCCACTACGACGTTGGTTGGGGACAAGTTATATCGTCTTCCTACGCAACCAGATACGGGAGATGGCAACACGGTAGACTTGGATTTAGAGCGTAACTTGTTTATGCAAAACCAAATCAGACACCAAGCATCACTCGACTTTCTAGGCAGCAAATTCAAGAACTTAACCAAAGCAATCAAAGGGGAATAA
- the flgD gene encoding flagellar hook assembly protein FlgD — MAGINNVGQSGLSYIDQLKSLQESNKKAEESTGKQDLKQEDFLSLLTKQLSQQDPFKPVSNDQMIAQMASFATVDGIGKMNTQFESLNSSMTSNQALQASSLVGRDVLVPGAAGVKQDDAPMAAMVKLSQSIDNLFVRVEDEAGQLVRTFEVGAKPAGDTRVLWDGKDESGNPLPAGKYKVKASGLVEGESQEFPVSTYANVNSVLLGKGDGNVLLNLAGFESPVRLAEVLEVGKA; from the coding sequence ATGGCCGGAATTAACAACGTTGGTCAAAGCGGCTTGTCCTATATCGACCAGCTTAAAAGTCTACAAGAGAGTAACAAGAAAGCGGAAGAGAGCACGGGTAAGCAGGACCTAAAACAGGAAGACTTCTTATCATTGCTCACGAAGCAACTGTCTCAGCAAGACCCTTTTAAGCCGGTAAGTAATGACCAGATGATTGCGCAAATGGCTTCATTTGCGACCGTTGATGGCATTGGCAAGATGAACACTCAGTTTGAGAGTTTGAATTCGTCAATGACATCAAATCAAGCGTTACAAGCTTCCTCTTTGGTAGGGCGTGACGTATTGGTCCCAGGAGCAGCAGGTGTGAAGCAGGACGACGCTCCAATGGCGGCAATGGTTAAGCTTTCACAATCTATCGATAATCTGTTTGTTCGTGTAGAGGATGAAGCTGGCCAACTGGTTCGTACCTTTGAGGTAGGGGCGAAACCAGCCGGCGACACGCGTGTGCTTTGGGACGGTAAAGATGAAAGCGGAAATCCACTGCCAGCTGGCAAATACAAAGTGAAAGCGTCTGGCTTAGTTGAAGGGGAGTCGCAAGAGTTCCCAGTATCGACGTATGCCAACGTAAACAGCGTATTGCTTGGCAAAGGTGACGGAAACGTATTACTCAATCTGGCTGGTTTTGAATCGCCAGTTCGACTTGCAGAAGTATTGGAAGTCGGCAAAGCGTAG
- a CDS encoding YccT family protein produces the protein MMKKTTTLLGLCAMLSAPAFAAQLTLQSELVPRVLNGEFVYPEWISKNNSIELKDGENQLAVTVGQIVFEDGKRRKFDSQPLVLEFDAEKDTELSLTYQTFRTIEEARAFELDPKVVLKDKNGKEVAFSMVQLRKGGLQGFRDYEREVADYNNAMNKESTKASIASSPAETKTIKASFNELSREEQQEFMQWAMRNLK, from the coding sequence TTTGCGCAATGCTTTCGGCGCCAGCTTTTGCTGCTCAACTCACTCTGCAATCTGAATTAGTTCCTCGCGTTCTCAACGGCGAGTTCGTCTACCCTGAGTGGATATCCAAGAACAACAGCATCGAGTTAAAGGATGGGGAAAACCAATTGGCGGTAACGGTTGGACAAATCGTATTTGAAGATGGAAAGCGCCGTAAATTCGATTCGCAGCCGCTGGTATTAGAGTTTGATGCAGAAAAAGACACCGAGCTTTCTCTGACTTATCAAACATTCCGTACTATTGAAGAGGCGAGAGCCTTCGAACTCGATCCTAAAGTGGTATTGAAAGACAAAAACGGAAAAGAAGTGGCATTCTCTATGGTTCAACTTCGTAAAGGTGGTTTGCAAGGTTTTCGTGATTACGAACGAGAAGTTGCCGACTATAATAACGCAATGAATAAAGAATCGACTAAGGCAAGCATTGCGTCTTCTCCAGCGGAAACCAAAACAATCAAAGCATCGTTTAATGAATTGAGCCGTGAAGAGCAGCAAGAATTTATGCAATGGGCAATGCGTAACCTGAAGTAA